The DNA window TCGTCGCTATTCGACGTTTTCATCTTCGACCCCAAGTCCGGCAAGCATGTGAAGGACGCGGTTTTGTCGGGGACCATCTATCCGACTCCCGACCCGAAGGCCGAAGAGGTCCGTTGCCAGTTCACCGGAGGTCACAGCGGGGCTCTCTTCGTCGCCGATGTGTATCGGTGGACCGGCGAGAAGTTCGAGTATGTCCGGAACGAGCGCCAAGACTCGATCACCATCGGCGATCAGATCCACTACGTCCTTGCCAAATCGGTCATCAAGGAAGGCAAGCCGCTCGTCGTCTCGATTGAAACCGCGAAACCCCACTGGGCCGAGTAACACTCCGGATCAGTAGCGCCGCCAAGCGGCCGGCACGAACAAAACAAGGATCGCGAAAAGCTCGAGACGGCCGAGGATCATCAACCCGGCCAGGAAGGTCAGCGTCGGATCGCGAAGATCAGAGAAGTTCTCGGTCGGGCCGAGGTCGGCGAAACCCGGCCCGATATTCGACAGCGTAGCAAGCACCGCGGCGAGGCAGGTTTCCAAGTCGATCCCCTGCCCGGCCTCAAGCATCCCGACGACCACCGCGCCAAGCGCGATGATCAGAAGGTAGAGCGCGACAAACGACGTCGTCCGGGCCCGTGCCGTTTCGTCGATCGGGTTGCCATTGACGACCAAACGGAACACCTGGTTCGGACGGAAAGCGCGGATGATCTCGTGGGCGGAGGACTTCAGGAACACGACCAGACGGTTCACTTTCATGCCTCCCGCTGTCGAACCGGAGCAGCCACCGACCACCATCAGGATCGCCAGCAACGCCTTGCACCACGCGGGCCACAGTTCGTAGTCGGTCGCGCCGAATCCGGTCGTCGAGGCGATTGAAACGACAATGAACCAGCTTTCGCGCAGCGCCTGCACAAAGCCGATCGAGTAGCGATCGTCCAGACTGAGTCCGATCCCGATTCCCAGGCTCACCACGACGCAGATTCCGATGAACCAGCGGACGTCGTTCTGCTCCCTCACCCGGTCCCACCGCTTGCGGACGACGACCGCGAAGATCAGGAAGTTTAGACTGCAGATCAGCATGATCACGCTGATCCAGAGCTCGATCGCCCAGCCATTACCCCAGCCCGAATAGTAGCCGATGCTCGCATTGTGCGGGCTGAAGCCTCCCGTGGAAACGGCAGTCATCGAGTGGCTGACCGCGTTGTACCAACTGAGCCCGCAGGCTCTGAGCCCGATCACACAGACGATCGAGATCACGAAGTAGATCTTGAGCAGGGTCATTGCCGTGTCCCGGATCCGCGCGGTCGAAGCTTCGCCGGACTGGAACGACGACTCGTTCCGGAAGAGCGACTTCGATCCGACCCCGAGATACGAAAGCACCGCGACGAAAAGCACCAGAATACCGATGCCGCCCAACCACTGGGAAACCGCCCGCCAAAGCAGGAGACCACGGGGCCACTTCTCAAGATCGGTGATGACCGTGGACCCCGTCGTCGTGAAACCAGACGCCGCTTCAAATACGGCTCCGCTCCAACCGAGGTGGGGCGGACACAGAAGATACGGCAGCGATCCGAAAACGGCTGAAAGCACCCAGCCGAGTCCGACGATGACCACGCCCTCCCGCCTCGGGATCTTCTCGATCTTCCCGAGCCCGACAAAGATGAGGATCGTCCCGGCAAGGAAAGTCACCCCGGCCGATGTGAAGAGGGCAACCATCGCCTCGTGGTCGCCGGCGACAACATCGAGACCGGCAAACAACCCGCACGCCGCCATCGACACGCTCAGCAGCAGCAACAGCAGTCCGAGGACCTTGGCGAGGATTCGGTAATTCATGGGACAGGCCCGGAATCAGGAGAGGAGCTTGACGAATGCCTTGCGGGCCTTCGGTGAAACAACGGCGTAGATGTGGTCGCCGGCCTGCACGACATCTTCCGGTCCCGGGACGTCGGAGTGGGTGCCCTGCATCAGGCCGACCAGCACGCAGCCTTCGGGCCAGTCGACTTCCTTGACCATGTGGCCGGCCGCGATCGATCCCTTGCGCACACCCATCTCGATGATCTCCGCCCCGGGCAGCTTCTTGACCAGGTGGAACTGGTCCGACGTGATGAACCTCTCGATGTCCCTCCGGGTGGCATCCCTCGGACTGACCGCGGCGGCGATGCCGAAGTGCTTGCCGGAGGAACTGATGGCCGCCGCGTAGTCCGCGCGGTGAATCAGGGTCAGGCAGTTTTTCGCGCCTAGGGTGTGGGCCTGCAGGCAGGTCATCACGTTGTCCTCGTCGCTGTTGCTTGTCGCCACGAAAAAGTCGACACCGTCGATCTGCTCCTCTTCCAACTCGGCGACCACGGTCGCGTCGGCATGGATCACCGTCGTGTTCGAAAGCCGGTCGACAAGGTTCCGGCAGATCGCCTCGTCCTGTTCGAAGATCCGGACCCGGCAGTCCCAACTCTCGAGCATCTGGGCCAAGGAGAACCCATATTCCCCACCGCCGAAGATCACCACCCGCAAGGCGTCGCGCTCCTCACGTTTCCTCTGCAACCGGTCGGCCAGGGTCCGCAGCTTTCTCGGTTCACCGAAAATCGTCACGATGTCCCCCGCTTCGATCACGGCGTCTGCCGTCGGCACAAAATGCTCCGCTCCGCGGCTGATCATCGCGATCCGGGTCCGCTCGGGAGCCTTCAGGTCGACCAGCGACCGGCCGACCGCGTCCGACTTGCCATCGACCACCACTTGCTGGAGTTCGATCCGTCCGCGGGCGATCTCCTCAACGGCCAGCGAATCCGGATTGCGGATGAACTTCGCGAGCTCGATCGCTGCCAAGCGCTCGGAGGAAAACAGATGGTCGACTCCGAAAGTTCCCTTGAAGTCGAACAGCCATTCCTCGCGCTGGAGGCTCGGATGAACCCGGCAGACGACCTGCTCGACACCCATCTTCTTCGCGATCGAACTGCTGACCAGGTTGGCCGTGTTGGAACTGGTAAGCGCGAGGAACAGCTCGCACTCGCCGACGTTGGCCTCGACGAGGGCACTCACGCTCGTCCCGTCCGAGCCTACAACCTTGGCGTCGATCGACTGCTCGAGATCCGCTGCGAGGCCGGGATCGTACTCGATCACCGAAATGCTGTGGGCCTCTTTCGAAAGGGAGGTGGCCAAGTGGCGGCCGATTTCTCCGGCACCGACGATGATGATATTCATGTCAGAAGGCGAATGGACACCCATTCCCCGGGTGCCCCGCACACCGGAAACTCAACAGGACGCAGGTCCGCGAAACCAGCGGAAAATCCTGCTAGGAACGGAGGGAGAACCGCTGGCGATCCCGACGATCGGTCACCAATCGACGTTCTGGCCGCGGGTGTCGATGTGAGTGAACGAGTAGTACCGTCCCACACCGCCGCGGAAGTGGCCCTTCGATCGGAGGCTGCGGGCCATCGAGGCGACGCTGGAAGCCCGCACCGGGAACTTCACGTCGACCGCGACGTTGGCCTGGTGCCACGAACCACGGCTCGCACCGGCACAACGGGCGTTGTAGGCGGGTGAGCGGTAGGCCGAAACGATCTCCTTCACCGGCTGCCCAAGATGGGACGCGACACGATCGACCGCCTTCAGGGTCGGACCCATGTTCCGCCAGTATTGCTTCGGAGGAAGCGAGTTCCACACCGAACCGCGGCGTTTGGCATGGGCATCGATGACCTGTCTCGGGGTCAGGCGATCCAGCCGCAGACCCGCGAGGTAGTCGGCATAGTCTTCAAGATTCTTGCCCTGCATCCGGACCCATGTCGCGGGCAATCCCGAAAGATCAACCTTCTCCTTCTTCTTGAAAAAGAAGGCCGAGGCCGGAGTGGAAGAGGCGACCAGAGCGAGGCCGCCGACGCCAATGGTTCCGATCACCTTGCGGCGGTTCAGATTCAATTCTTGGGGGACGTCGGTCAGGATCTTTGCTTCTGGCATGTGTGGGTATTTTGATGGGCCGGCAAGCACACCGCATGCCGACAGCGGTCATTCCGTGGGGATCTCCGGAAAAGTTGGCGCAGAGGAAACCCGCCAATTGCCTGAGCATCAAGGAATTTCCCTAACATTCGCTAACAAGTCGAGGTCTTGCCTTCCCGGCGGGTCCGGAGAGACTGCCGCATGCGTACGCTCTGGGTCTGGCTCGGCCTCGTTCTGCTCAGCATCGCGCTGGCTCTGGCTACCCCATTTTCCGGGATCGCCCCTTTCTGGCCGGCGGTCGCGGCGCTGGCCGTGATCCTCGTCACCCGGCAGGCCGCCATCGGCCTCTCGGCGGGAGTAGTCGCCGGCTCGATCATCATCGCCGGCGGCAACCCGCTTGAAGCCGTGCGGGTGATCTTCGCCGACCACCTGTTTCCCGCCCTTGGCGGATCGTGGCATATCAGCGCCCTTGTCTTCACCCTTCTGCTCGGGGCCTTCGCCGGAATCCTCGAGTCGTCCGGCGGCTTCGAGCGCCTTCT is part of the Haloferula helveola genome and encodes:
- a CDS encoding TrkH family potassium uptake protein gives rise to the protein MNYRILAKVLGLLLLLLSVSMAACGLFAGLDVVAGDHEAMVALFTSAGVTFLAGTILIFVGLGKIEKIPRREGVVIVGLGWVLSAVFGSLPYLLCPPHLGWSGAVFEAASGFTTTGSTVITDLEKWPRGLLLWRAVSQWLGGIGILVLFVAVLSYLGVGSKSLFRNESSFQSGEASTARIRDTAMTLLKIYFVISIVCVIGLRACGLSWYNAVSHSMTAVSTGGFSPHNASIGYYSGWGNGWAIELWISVIMLICSLNFLIFAVVVRKRWDRVREQNDVRWFIGICVVVSLGIGIGLSLDDRYSIGFVQALRESWFIVVSIASTTGFGATDYELWPAWCKALLAILMVVGGCSGSTAGGMKVNRLVVFLKSSAHEIIRAFRPNQVFRLVVNGNPIDETARARTTSFVALYLLIIALGAVVVGMLEAGQGIDLETCLAAVLATLSNIGPGFADLGPTENFSDLRDPTLTFLAGLMILGRLELFAILVLFVPAAWRRY
- a CDS encoding XAC2610-related protein, producing MKPILALLLTAVVSQANPKQPFDFNFDGHEDYRVLTFSNSKSSLFDVFIFDPKSGKHVKDAVLSGTIYPTPDPKAEEVRCQFTGGHSGALFVADVYRWTGEKFEYVRNERQDSITIGDQIHYVLAKSVIKEGKPLVVSIETAKPHWAE
- the trkA gene encoding Trk system potassium transporter TrkA, which codes for MNIIIVGAGEIGRHLATSLSKEAHSISVIEYDPGLAADLEQSIDAKVVGSDGTSVSALVEANVGECELFLALTSSNTANLVSSSIAKKMGVEQVVCRVHPSLQREEWLFDFKGTFGVDHLFSSERLAAIELAKFIRNPDSLAVEEIARGRIELQQVVVDGKSDAVGRSLVDLKAPERTRIAMISRGAEHFVPTADAVIEAGDIVTIFGEPRKLRTLADRLQRKREERDALRVVIFGGGEYGFSLAQMLESWDCRVRIFEQDEAICRNLVDRLSNTTVIHADATVVAELEEEQIDGVDFFVATSNSDEDNVMTCLQAHTLGAKNCLTLIHRADYAAAISSSGKHFGIAAAVSPRDATRRDIERFITSDQFHLVKKLPGAEIIEMGVRKGSIAAGHMVKEVDWPEGCVLVGLMQGTHSDVPGPEDVVQAGDHIYAVVSPKARKAFVKLLS
- a CDS encoding D-Ala-D-Ala carboxypeptidase family metallohydrolase; protein product: MPEAKILTDVPQELNLNRRKVIGTIGVGGLALVASSTPASAFFFKKKEKVDLSGLPATWVRMQGKNLEDYADYLAGLRLDRLTPRQVIDAHAKRRGSVWNSLPPKQYWRNMGPTLKAVDRVASHLGQPVKEIVSAYRSPAYNARCAGASRGSWHQANVAVDVKFPVRASSVASMARSLRSKGHFRGGVGRYYSFTHIDTRGQNVDW